GCTCGATATTTTCTGACAACAGCGACAGCTCGGCGTTGCCGGCGGCAAGGGCAGCGACGGTTTCTCCCTTTTCGATGATTTCGTTGCGCAGAATTTTTCTCTCAGTGGAGATCGACTCAAGGGTATAAATCAGGGAGATAATGATGATCATCGGGAACAGAAACAACAACGCCTGTCCCTTGAATGTCAAAGGAACCAGGGCCTTGAATCTATTGCGGCGCTGTCCGGGCATAGGATCGTTGCTGTGCTGTGGGCCTGTCATTATCCGGTCCGGTGTCATTGATAGACCTTCTTTGCCTTTTTCAACATTTCATCCGGTATGGCAATTCCCATCTTCCGCGCAGTATTGCTGTTGACGTACAGATTGTATCTTCGCGGCGGAGACGACGAGATTTCGGCAGCCTCGCTCCCGCTCAGAATGGCTTGCACCTTTTCGGCAATTTGTCTGCTGACCGTTTTGGGGTCGAATACCAGGGCAAAGAGTGATCCTTGCTTGACGTTCGCCTCCGAGATGCCGAGCAGCGGGATATTGTTCCTGAACGAGAACAGGTAGATATTTGCCATGACCTGAGCGGTGAGAAGGCTTGTATCAGGAAGCAGCAATAGTGATCTGGCGCCTTGGAGCCGGTTGACGGTACTGACCAGTTCCGCTGAACTGGTAACATGATAAGTGTCAATATGGGCTGCTTCACTAGTGAGCAGCCCTTTTACCAGGTTTGGGCTGCCCACTACCGAAACTCTGGCAATCGAGGGGAGATATTTTCTGATAGCCGCCACATATTCGCTTACCGGAGGTGACATGTAGACACCGGTGATGTTGGCTCTGCCGCTCTTTGGCGGGACTACCACGAGTCCATAGACCACGGCAACCGAAGGTGGCAACCGCATGGCTTCGCTGAGCGCATCCATCCCCAGGGCAACGACGATCTGCGCTGCCTCCCGTTCCACAACGGCACCAAGTCTTCCCTTTATTTCCGAGGTAGCATACTCTTTGCCCTGGGTTCTGAGGCCCAGCTGGATCTCGGAGACAACATCGCTAACCAGGGCAAACTGGGTATCTCCGATTATGAGGACTTTGGCGGCGTAGGCGGGTGAGGCCAATAGCACCAGGAATAGCAGTAAAAACACCGTGGAGTGAAAATGGCGATTTGAGAGCTGAGGAGTCCTGTTATGGGGTACTGTGATGTTCAATGAGCCGGTTCCGGTTGGTTCTCAATAGGTGGAGTGCCAAAGAATAGTTGGATTTGTCGTTACCAGAATGAAATATACCATCTTTTTTTAAGTGTACAGTTTTTCCAGTGATGCTATGCGCGATTGTATCGGCGGCACTGCTTCTTGGTCGATGATGACATCGAGCACGGTTGGCATGCCGGATGATATGATTTCTTCAATAAGTTCCCGGTTTATCTGGCCCGGTTCCGTAATTCTGATACCCCTGGCGCCCAACCCCTCAGCGAGTTTCACGAAATCCACCGGCGCAAATCCGGAGGGAATCCCTTCCGGTATCCCTGAGAGTTTCCTGGCATGGTAAACCATGCCGAGCATGGAGTTGTTCATGACCACCCAGATCACCGGAATCTTGTAATTGACGGCAGTAGCCACCTCCATGCCGTTCATCAGGAAGGAGCCGTCTCCCACTATGGATACCACCGGTCTGGCACCGGCAGCAAGCTTTGCCCCGATTGCCGCTGCTGTCGCAAACCCCATGGACGCAAAGCCGAGGCCGACATAAAAGGTATAGGGCTGGGTAATCGGCAAGTGGTGAATAGCCCAGGCCATGCTGTTACCGTTGTCGACAAAGTAAATAGTGTCTTCCGGCAGGCTGTCGGACAGATCTTTGATCATTCGTGCCGGCTTGTAAGGGAGGTTGTCACAGGTGTCTGGTGTCACTGCGAACTCTTCCTTGATGGCCTGAACTTCCTGACGCCTGCTAACGCCCAGTTTGCCACTGGTCTTGCTTTGTCTGAGCAACTGGTGGGCCAGTTCATGCAAAACGGTTTTGGCGTCTCCGGCGATACCGACGTCCACATAGTAGTTTTTACCGATTTCATTACAGTCGATATCGATCTGAATTAAAGATTTCATTGGCCGCAATCTCTTGTCCCAGCCTGATGTCACGAATTCATTGAAACTGGTTCCGACTGCCAGCATGACATCCACATCCCTGCTGAGAATGTATTCTTGTGAAACCAGGGAACCGGCGAATCCCAATACCCCAAGGGATAAAGGGTGCGCCTCGCTGATGACACCCTTGGCCTTGGGAGAGGTGGCAACCGGGATGTCCATCATCTCAGCCAGCATCAACAGCTCTTTATCTGCTTGCGAAAGCACCGAACCCCAGCCGGCCACGATGACTGGCCTTTCCGCTTCCATCAAGAGCTTTGCCGCCTCT
This region of Geoanaerobacter pelophilus genomic DNA includes:
- a CDS encoding ABC transporter substrate-binding protein, translating into MNITVPHNRTPQLSNRHFHSTVFLLLFLVLLASPAYAAKVLIIGDTQFALVSDVVSEIQLGLRTQGKEYATSEIKGRLGAVVEREAAQIVVALGMDALSEAMRLPPSVAVVYGLVVVPPKSGRANITGVYMSPPVSEYVAAIRKYLPSIARVSVVGSPNLVKGLLTSEAAHIDTYHVTSSAELVSTVNRLQGARSLLLLPDTSLLTAQVMANIYLFSFRNNIPLLGISEANVKQGSLFALVFDPKTVSRQIAEKVQAILSGSEAAEISSSPPRRYNLYVNSNTARKMGIAIPDEMLKKAKKVYQ
- a CDS encoding thiamine pyrophosphate-binding protein translates to MNAAEVIVDYLEKHGVEYVFGVPGGAIEPLNNALHKSKIKVIVAKHEEGAAFMADGFARVSGNISVCCSTAGPGATNMITGLASSCGDSIPVIALTGQVATSLFGKGAIQEFAVQSFSIVSMFRHISKYSDIVINEKKAWEMISKARRLALSGRKGPVHLNLPTDIMKRKAGDSNGRCNTTQVLGFDREGVIEAAKLLMEAERPVIVAGWGSVLSQADKELLMLAEMMDIPVATSPKAKGVISEAHPLSLGVLGFAGSLVSQEYILSRDVDVMLAVGTSFNEFVTSGWDKRLRPMKSLIQIDIDCNEIGKNYYVDVGIAGDAKTVLHELAHQLLRQSKTSGKLGVSRRQEVQAIKEEFAVTPDTCDNLPYKPARMIKDLSDSLPEDTIYFVDNGNSMAWAIHHLPITQPYTFYVGLGFASMGFATAAAIGAKLAAGARPVVSIVGDGSFLMNGMEVATAVNYKIPVIWVVMNNSMLGMVYHARKLSGIPEGIPSGFAPVDFVKLAEGLGARGIRITEPGQINRELIEEIISSGMPTVLDVIIDQEAVPPIQSRIASLEKLYT